A single genomic interval of Helianthus annuus cultivar XRQ/B chromosome 13, HanXRQr2.0-SUNRISE, whole genome shotgun sequence harbors:
- the LOC118485887 gene encoding uncharacterized protein LOC118485887, producing the protein MEGKTVLVSVLLATLAIAVVVAGFMAEATKAKRSQITVEYYGLEPIEPECHYPSSPAMGLAIAATVALVLARTIIQSTTGGCCSCCKPLHSMPKLGRVCIVISWILSSIAVVLFIAGAKLSTHNSAMVDVNGVYYCYTVKPGVFSGAGIMGLLSVLLGLVYYFLYVQAQRRAAEKSGADLELEKPPVTDVKKPPITDVKKPPVTDVKKPQAPSQNE; encoded by the exons ATGGAGGGCAAAACGGTTTTGGTCAGCGTTCTCCTAGCGACACTCGCAATAGCAGTCGTGGTTGCAGGTTTCATGGCTGAAGCTACGAAGGCTAAG AGATCTCAAATCACAGTAGAATACTATGGTCTCGAACCTATCGAACCTGAATGTCACTATCCGAGTAGTCCAGCCATGGGTCTAGCCATAGCAGCGACCGTGGCTCTTGTGCTAGCACGTACAATCATTCAATCAACCACTGGCGGTTGTTGCTCGTGCTGCAAACCGCTCCATAGCATGCCCAAATTAGGCCGAGTCTGTATAGTGATATCATG GATTTTGTCTTCTATAGCCGTTGTCCTATTTATTGCGGGTGCAAAGTTAAGCACTCATAATAGTGCGATGGTAGACGTCAATGGTGTGTACTATTGTTACACTGTAAAGCCTGGGGTCTTCTCTGGAGCCGGTATCATGGGTCTCTTGAGCGTGCTTCTTGGTCTCGTCTACTACTTTTTATATGTCCAGGCTCAACGTCGTGCAGCCGAGAAGTCAGGGGCAGATCTAGAACTCGAGAAACCACCAGTCACTGATGTCAAGAAACCACCGATCACCGATGTCAAGAAACCACCAGTCACCGATGTCAAGAAACCACAGGCGCCGTCGCAGAATGAGTAA